One Camelina sativa cultivar DH55 chromosome 3, Cs, whole genome shotgun sequence genomic window carries:
- the LOC104760415 gene encoding N-alpha-acetyltransferase 20-like, whose product MTTISRFSCNDLLRFTSVNLDHLTETFNMSFYMTYLARWPDYFHVAEGPGNRVMGYIMGKVEGQGESWHGHVTAVTVSPEYRRQQLAKKLMNLLEDVSDKIDKAYFVDLFVRASNTPAIKMYEKLGYIIYRRVLRYYSGEEDGLDMRKALSRDVEKKSVIPLKRPITPDELEYD is encoded by the exons atgaCGACGATAAGTAGATTCAGCTGCAACGACCTTCTCCGGTTCACTTCTGTGAATCTAGACCACCTCACTGAAACA TTCAATATGTCCTTCTACATGACCTACTTAGCGAGATGGCCTGACTATTTTCATGTTGCCGAAGGTCCTGGCAATCGTGTCATGGGTTACA TTATGGGTAAAGTTGAAGGACAGGGTGAATCTTGGCATGGTCATGTGACAGCCGTCACTGTCTCTCCAGAATATCGCAGGCAGCAACTCGCAAAGAAACTGATGAACCTTCTGGAAGATGTCAGTGATAAGAT TGATAAAGCCTACTTTGTGGATCTTTTCGTTAGAGCTTCCAACACACCAGCCATCAAGATGTATGAAAAG cTTGGCTACATAATCTATAGGCGTGTATTACGCTATTATTCAGGAGAGGAAGATGGATTAG ATATGAGGAAGGCATTATCAAGAGATGTTGAGAAAAAGTCTGTGATTCCTCTCAAGAGACCTATCACACCTGATGAACTAGAGTATGATTAA
- the LOC104760424 gene encoding probable transmembrane GTPase FZO-like, chloroplastic — MRTLISHRQCVTSPFLISAATPPFPSRCCRLASSSSFSPSRHRRLSSLSIRNVSHESADQTSSSRPRTLYPGGYKRPELAVPGLLLRLDADEVMSGNREETLDLVDRALAKSVQIVVIDGGATAGKLYEAACLLKSLVKGRAYLMIAERVDIATAVGATGVALSDEGLPAIVARNTLMGSNPDSVVLPLVARIVKDVDSARSASSSEGADFLILGSGEDEQVGLLAESLLKSVKIPIFVTCRSKGEEAKEELQLLKSGAFGFVISLKDLRSSRDVALRQCLDGPYVVNHETRNGNESILNEKPFVEATDLLEKKNSAGFIKLEDKQKQIIEMEKSALRETIEIIQKAAPLMEEVSLLIDAVSRIDEPFLMVIVGEFNSGKSTVINALLGKRYLKEGVVPTTNEITFLCYSDLESEEQQRCQTHPDGQYICYLPAPILKDINIVDTPGTNVILQRQQRLTEEFVPRADLLVFVLSADRPLTESEVAFLRYTQQWKKKFVFILNKSDIYRDARELEEAISFVKENTRKLLNTENVILYPVSARSALEAKLSTASLVGRDDLEVSDPGISWGVQSFNELEKFLYSFLDSSTATGMERIRLKLETPMVIAERLLSSVESLVRQDCLAAREDLASAEKIINQTKEYALKMEYESISWRRQALSLIDNARLQVVDLIGNTLRLSSLDLAISYVFKGGNSASVAATSKVQGEILAPALSNAKELLGKYAEWLQSNTAREGSLSLKSFEKKWPTYVNSKTQLGIDTYDLLRKTDKISLKTIQNLSAGTTSKRLEQDIREVFFVTVGGLGSAGLSASLLTSVLPTTLEDLLAFGLCSAGGYVAIANFPYRRQAIIGKVNKVADALAQQLEDAMQKDLSDATNNLVNFVNIVAKPYREEAQLRLDHLLGIQKELSDIRSKLQLLQVDIDNLHVLRDEMRL; from the exons atgaGAACTCTAATTTCTCACCGGCAATGTGTGACGTCACCGTTTCTTATCTCCGCCGCAACACCACCGTTTCCTAGCCGGTGCTGCCGATTAGCTTCGTCATCGTCCTTTTCTCCTTCACGTCATAGGCGTCTATCTTCTCTCTCGATCAGAAACGTTTCGCATGAATCCGCCGATCAGACCTCTTCTTCTAGGCCGCGAACTCTTTATCCTGGTGGTTACAAGCGCCCCGAACTCGCCGTTCCTGGTCTACTTCTCCGACTAGACGCGGATGAGGTTATGAGCGGCAATCGTGAAGAGACTCTCGATTTGGTCGACCGTGCTTTAGCTAAATCGGTTCAAATCGTCGTGATTGATGGCGGAGCTACCGCTGGTAAGCTCTACGAGGCGGCTTGTTTGCTGAAATCACTTGTCAAGGGTCGTGCTTACCTCATGATCGCCGAACGTGTTGATATCGCCACCGCCGTTGGTGCTACTGGTGTTGCTCTCTCCGACGAAG GTCTTCCGGCCATAGTGGCAAGAAACACATTGATGGGATCCAATCCCGACTCGGTAGTTCTTCCTTTGGTAGCTAGGATTGTCAAGGATGTTGATTCTGCTCGAAGTGCCTCTAGCTCTGAGGGTGCTGATTTCCTTATACTTGGATCTGGTGAAGATGAACAAGTGGGTTTATTGGCGGAATCTTTGTTGAAGAGCGTGAAGATACCGATTTTTGTGACTTGCAGAagcaaaggagaagaagctaaagaagaatTGCAGTTGCTGAAATCAGGcgcttttggttttgttatatcGTTGAAAGATCTGCGTTCTTCTAGGGATGTAGCTCTTCGCCAGTGTCTTGATGGACCTTATGTTGTGAATCATGAAACACGGAACGGGAATGAAAGCATTCTTAACGAAAAACCATTTGTTGAGGCTACTGACCTGCTGGAGAAAAAGAATTCTGCTGGCTTCATAAAATTAGAGgacaaacagaaacaaataatagaAATGGAGAAATCAGCGTTGAGAGAGACGATTGAAATTATCCAGAAGGCGGCTCCACTg ATGGAGGAAGTCTCCCTTCTAATTGATGCAGTTTCCCGGATTGATGAGCCGTTTTTAATGGTTATAGTG GGGGAATTTAACTCCGGAAAATCAACGGTTATCAATGCCCTTCTTGGGAAGAGATACCTCAAAGAGGGGGTAGTCCCCACTACCAATGAGATCACTTTTCTGTGCTACTCGGACTTGGAATCCGAAGAGCAACAACGCTGCCAAACGCATCCAGATGGCCAATACATCTGCTATCTCCCTGCACCAATACTTAAGGAT ATAAATATCGTTGACACACCTGGGACCAATGTGATCCTTCAAAGGCAGCAACGTCTTACAGAAGAATTTGTTCCACGGGCAGATCTGCTTGTTTTCGTTCTTTCTGCTGACCGCCCTTTGACTGAAAGTGAG GTTGCGTTTCTCCGGTACACACAGCAATGGAAAAAGAAATTTGTGTTTATTCTGAATAAATCTGACATCTACCGTGATGCTCGTGAG CTTGAGGAAGCTATTTCATTTGTTAAGGAGAATACACGGAAGTTGCTTAATACAGAAAATGTGATATTGTATCCAGTGTCCGCACGGTCTGCTCTCGAGGCGAAGCTTTCAACAGCTTCTTTAGTTGGCAGAGATGATCTTGAGGTTTCAGATCCTGGTATTAGTTGGGGTGTCCAGAGCTTCAATGAACTCGAGAAATTTCTTTATAGCTTCTTGGATAGCTCAACTGCTACCGGGATGGAGAGGATAAGGCTTAAATTGGAGACACCCATGGTGATTGCTGAGCGTCTCCTTTCTTCTGTTGAATCTCTTGTGAGGCAAGATTGCCTAGCTGCTAGGGAAGACTTGGCTTCAGCAGAAAAGATTATCAATCAAACTAAAGAATACGCGCTTAAGATGGAATATGAGAGCATTTCTTGGAGAAGGCAGGCTCTCTCGTTG ATTGATAATGCCAGATTACAAGTTGTTGATCTAATAGGAAATACCCTGCGACTATCAAGTCTCGATCTTGCGATCTCTTACGTGTTTAAAGGGGGAAACTCGGCCTCAGTAGCAGCTACATCCAAAGTTCAGGGTGAAATACTCGCTCCAGCACTCTCAAATGCTAAA GAATTGCTTGGAAAATATGCTGAATGGCTTCAGTCAAATACTGCCCGTGAAGGAAGTCTGTCCCTGAAATCATTTGAAAAGAAATGGCCAACATATGTCAATTCGAAAACTCAATTGGGAATAGACACATATGACTTGCTTCGGAAAACTGATAAAATCAGCTTGAAAACAATTCAGAATTTGAGTGCCGGAACCACATCGAAACGATTGGAACAAGATATTCGAGAAGTG TTCTTTGTGACAGTTGGTGGGCTTGGATCTGCGGGACTATCTGCATCACTTCTAACCTCAGTGCTACCCACCACACTGGAAGATCTTCTTGCATTTGGTCTTTGCTCCGCTGGAGG GTATGTGGCTATAGCAAACTTCCCATATCGAAGACAAGCTATAATTGGTAAAGTGAATAAAGTGGCTGATGCATTGGCTCAACAACTAGAAGATGCTATGCAAAAGGATCTTTCAGATGCGACGAATAATCTAGTAAACTTTGTGAATATCGTTGCCAAGCCTTACCGAGAAGAAGCTCAGCTAAGACTTGATCATCTTTTAGGAATTCAGAAAGAACTATCAGATATTAGAAGTAAATTACAGTTGCTACAAGTTGATATTGATAACCTTCATGTATTACGAGACGAGATGAGACTTTAG